Within the Erigeron canadensis isolate Cc75 chromosome 6, C_canadensis_v1, whole genome shotgun sequence genome, the region TGTCTCTAATTAGTTGTGATAaccatagttgtcgactcgtaacttttgactcgactcgaaaaccTAATTTTTGACTCGTTACTCGAAACGTGACTCGACTCCTAAGAGTCAAGACATTTGTATATActacataatattatataattatgtgtgtgtgtaaacaaaatataagttgattatattaatacattaccaaaatattacatattcgatacttttaagtcataaacttacaatttatctCCAAATGTGGActacaagaataaaaaatacatatataacatacaaaataatgtaaccataAATACGATATATAGTATATTACATATTAGGCCTCTCCATAAGCTATACCTCTTCCACACTGCCACATCagcttttctctttcttcatcCACCTCTTCCACAATCACTCCCTATAACCCCTCTTCCACATCTCTctcacaatttatttttttttgtttacgttCGGCTGGCCCCACCCCAAGCTCCACTTCTTTGTCTACACTCATCGATGCAACGAAACTAAAAGACGGAAGAGCCAGTCGACAAGTTGCTCCCTATGAAGTCCACATGGATGAGGGGTCGACGATCCGGTCGACGTACGCTTAGGGATATTCCTTATCAAACTAAAACAATCATAAGTTTGCGAATCGTATTGACTCGTTCCAAATTCACTCCCCGACTCGTAAAAATCAGGAGAAAAAAGAGTCACACAACGAATCGTCTCGTTTTAGGTATAAATCAACTCAACTCATAAGAGTCGACACGTGACTCGTAAGAATCTACTATTATGGTGATAACCATCATTGACTGGAACGGTTGAAGTACATGGTTACTCTAAAATAGATTGCTTCGTAATATTGCTACATCCTACCACAAGAATGTGTGGtatcccattttttttttttttttggaaatgttAAATGCGGCCCTAAGGGTTatatttaacgtgtataaaaaacatacttttcatattaaaagtcaacccctgaattttatggtaaatggcAAACctcctttttttattattaatattccTCTAAATCATTTGATATGTGAGGTTTTTTCAATATGATTATAGATAAAattgacatttttaaaaatttatagtgATTTAATGTGGCAAATGACATAAAATCACCCCTATAAAATATCACACATACAAATAAAGTTGAGGAACTCGTGATTCGGACTCGACTCGGCGAAAAATGGAATTAGGAGTTTTTGGAGAATCGGACTCGCCTCGGGGAGAACTCggattataattttatatagaaacataagtatttttgaaattatatgtaattaaactttaaaaatatatttcaaacttcaaatttaagcataattatttaaaaatattaacataatatttcaaacttgaaaattaaatGTTAGATTAGTTGATAAGATCACGTTTCATCATCATCCTGTCCGTATTAAAGTTGgagaactcgtgactcggactcGACAAGGTAGAGAGTTaagaatttattttgaaaactccGGTGGCTTGGGAAAGTTATACaaaagggtaatgatcaatcctcctaaattattagcctaaaaatacTCCTtattaataggattgtgacatgtggaaaatcagtgggtgaaattaggaaagagaattagtggattccatgtgttaacaaatgaatatattaggaggatttttaagagAATTGGTTAGGAGTatttattatctataatataactaaaagagggggttgggggtacacttggcaccctaaTCCACCTCTTTGAGTTTAATCCTCCCTCCTTatcaatcttttaattttttttaatattaatctaaattaatttacactttttggttttccatcaccaatttatactttaaccccaatctaaaacaattaatttacactttttagtttcccATCACCCATTTACACTTTAGcacaatttaaaatatttaacttacactttttgattttccatcaccaatttacattttaacctaatttatatttaattatacttatatatatatattttacacttttagaatatataagaaagtgtaaattttttatttaactaaagtcgaaagaaaagggtaaactgaaatcaatatttatatggagttaattttcgtatgtttcttcattgggcggataatttttggagtatttaGACCGATGGAATGACTATTCAGCTAGTAAATTTTCAaattgatttcggtatatctatttaatatatttaaatgctaattttttagctttaattaatatattttgagactctccgtccattggacgggcctgaCCACTAGTTTCCTGTGAAAAAATACAATTGCTGAAATACCAACCAAGCTGGAGCTGGAGGTACTGTAGAAAGAGGGCCAGGTAGGGGCCCACGTGAAGCTTTGAAATAAGTACTACCACACTCCTCTCTCCCCCCTACCGCTTTAAATTtagtgtgtttttttatttcatacaCACTTCCcttctctatctctctctctcttcttctATATATCTCTTCCCTTTATTGATATAGTAGACATACCAAAACACACAATATTTCAAGATGAACAAACAAGACTTCATGAAACTTCAGgtacttttaattattatcatttaactgttattttagttaattcatttatatatgaCCTTTACTTACACAATATATATTACTACTAACTctgttttttgaatttttgtgaATATGCAGACTTGTGTTCTAAGAGTGAATATACAGTGTGCTTGTGATGGGTGCAAgcagaaaattaaaaaactctTGAATAAAGTTGATGGTTAGTTTCTTATTATtcattcttttattttcattatctttctttgttaatttcatttatttatagatCTAGAGCATCTCATAActaatgtaatttttatttgatatttagttaatttacaatatgtgttttttatttatttatctatcatAAACACaagtaatttttataaaatgttaatatCTTACATTGTAAGGCTAAAATAGTCATATGAAATTTACAAATAGTCATGTTTCAAAGTGTCAAATTCTAGTTACAAATTTGGATATTTGGTCATTAAATGATATACCTTATATACCCTTTTGTTAACTTTTTTGTGCTCatttatatttaaagtttttggTCCATTAAGAGATATTTCTAGATATTTTTCTTGGTAATTACGATAGTCCATTATATGGGTTTTTGTCTTGGGATTTTGATTAGCCTGTAAATCGGGTCGGATACTTAAAAAGAAGTggtttatttaaataaataaataaatattttataataatgtaGATATTTATTAGAGAataaagtttgaaaaagtttaaCATATCATGAGAGTACAGATAAAATGTAAGTGGTAAAGTGataaagaaaattaatttaacaaaaaagaaaaaagaaaataaaaaatgtaattgaTATGACGATTCTTGGTCCATGGGTCTAGTCTTGCTGAAGCTTGCTGAGACCAGTGCTGACATGACCTGTCTGTCCCCCTTCCTTCacatgcaatttttttttttttatgtactatattatttataaaaaaaataaaaatgtaatcaCTAACGAAGTGTAATTAgtgtatataatatgtatatagtcGACTAGTCGTACTCTGTAAAAAGATTGCAATATATGTTTCTTTGTTTAAAAAAGTAAACCACACCCAATGAAGTTTCTTATCTTTAAAGTATGTGTAACAAAAGGACAAATTAATGGCCAGAGAGTTGACTGATTGGTGTTGTGTGAGAACatgcacttttttatatttatcatgttttattatatgatatatatatatatatatttcttcctAGGTAACAACACTACACACAAGACAATGTTTTGATGTGTTAGAATAACTAttgctaaataaaataaaatttttaataaaatttatgtaaataaaaaaaattaaaaaaaggaaagcAGTAAGGCGGTGGCAGGAAAGTGATGGGTAGTGAGAAAGTGGTTATAGCGTGTTTTCACCTAAATAAATTTGTTGCTTTTAGCCAAAAACAAGACATCATAAGGGAAAATTGTGAAAGTGTTTTGCGTGTTTACACACATTAGTtgtttcttttaagttttgacCATTAGTGGACTAGTTTGTTTgcttttttcaaatatataaaagtaactaactGCGTAGTGCCTCCGGGATTTGAGCAccaataccttgacggtgtatgggtgaggttaagatgtaggcagaccttacctctagctaaatagagaggctgcttccagtttctacctaaatggtagaaaaggcccttcaacctttgcatgggatgaggatcgaacccatgacctctgtcttccagtttcaaatatatatgatttattattctttataaattataataagactgtttaataatatttataaaaattattggtGCATAATGATATTTGACTATTTGGGCATAGTGATATAAAGAAGTGAGTGGGGGACTTAGAAAAATGTACAATGTTTTATTAGTAAAATTATTGTTGCATAATGATATTTGACTCTTTGGGGCATAgtgatttatttattagtaAAGGTAATTCATTGGTGCATAATGATATTTTGAGAGTTTGATGTGCTCTAATATTTTGGTATTATATATGAACAGGGGTGTATAAAACTAGCATAGATCTTGATCAAGGAAAAGTTACTGTGTCTGGAAATGCTGATCCAGCAGCACTTATTAAAAAGCTTAACAAGGCCGGGAAACATGCTGAGCTATGGGGACCACAGAAAGGTGGGAATGTTCTTAATAATCAGTTTAAAAACATGGTTTTAGATAACAAGGGTAAAAaaggcggcggtggtggtggtggaggtggtggtgggaaAGATAAGCAGAAAGATGGGAAGGGTAATCAACCGATACAAATACCCATTAGCGGGTTTAAGGATTTAAAGTTGCCAAACAAGGACCAGAAACAGGTGAAGTTTAATATAccgattggtggtggtgggcaTGGCGGTGGGGGGTTTGACGATGAGGACGATTTTTACGATGATGatagttttgatgatgatgagtttgatgatgaatatgatgatgaagatgatgatagtTTTGATGAGTATGAGAAAAAGCCCAATAAAATGATGGCTGGGCCAGGGGTGGGTGGACATGGACCCCATGGGCCAATTGCAATGATGAATGGTAATGGCAAAAAAGGACCAGGTGCAGGGTTTGAATTGCCTGGACAGTTCAAAGGCATGGCTGGAAAAAATGATGCTAAAAATGGTAAAGACAGTAAAAAGGGTGGTGGTGAGAGTGGTAAAAAGGGTAAAGATGGTAAAAGTGGGGGTGGTGGCGGTTTTGGTGCCTTTTTTGGAAGTAAGATTGGTGGGGCACTTCTTGGTGGCGGTAAAAAGAAACAAAGTGCGTCAAGTCCTAAGGGCGGCAAGAAAGGAGACAAGAAAGGCGATAAAGGCGGAAAACATCACGACGAGGGAAAGTTCAATGGTGGCGGTAAACAAAGCGAGTTTCTAGAGTTCAGTAAACCTCAAAACGGTGGTGGTGGGAAAAATAAGGGACAAAACGGCAGTGGTGGGAAGAATACGGGGCAAAacggtggaggtggtggtgctCGTAATATTGGTCAAATGGGTGGTAACCCAATGATGCCTCAAATGGGTAACTACtcaatgggtcaaatgggtggTTACCCAATGGGCCAAATGCCATCGGCACAAGGTTTACCAATGGGATACCGACCTCAAGGGATGGAGCATGGTGGTAACCCGTAccagcaacaacaacaatttcAGCAACAACAATATCAGCAGCAACAATATATGCAAGCGATGCTGATGAATCAACAGCGGGCTAATATGTACCACCCTCAGATGCTGTACGGCGGTCAGCCACCACACGGTGCATACGGGCCACCAATGGGACAACATGGTGCGTACGGGCCACCAATGGGAGCACCGGCGAACGATAACATGACTCATATCTTCAGTGATGAGAACACTGATAGTTGTAGTATCATGTAGGATTTCCAAGTATTTCTGTgagttttaattagttttatagatgaaaatttaattttataggAGGCAGAAAAGGGGGCCTTTGTGGCTGTAGGGTAGAAGAACATGGAGCTTGTAGTTTGTgtattgtttatattattaatgtttgttattaTCTATGatctaaaaatcaaaagttttgCCTCACTAgagattttaatatttgtttggcAGACAAAAGTTTACAGATAGTAGTAGTGCATTGTTGATGTTTTCATGATCTATATTATCTATAAAAAGTTGTATAAATATATGCATATTGTTGATGTTTTAATgatctatgttttatttatagttgGTTTGGCAAAAAGATGTATATGCTAAgtactactcgtatataataatgatataagaTATGTTGTGATTGCATACCCAATTTTAAAATGGATTAGTCGTTATCAAAGGGATTGCTTTAATGCTTTTAATTTCGATTTTGATTGTTGAAATATGAATTCGTTGAATTTTGGGTATTAAATTAGCTTCCAAAAATACCTAACGTCCTAACCTATGAAACTCAAGTTGATAAGCCTCCATAACAATAATGACATTTCTCATTATGCAACATGTGTGTAATTTCATTAGTGAAAGATACCTGAAAAATTCTCCAAGCTTACAATTTCAAAATGATCTGAAACTCGTGTTCAATGATTAATGAATAATCAAACTATCGAAAACGACCAAAAAAAAACCTAACTTATTTGGTTATTCATGTGTAGGAATTAACGTTATGACTAGGGGTTTTCAATGTTTGACTGTACAATTTGAATTTGACCAAATGGTTCGGATTTTAGATTAGTTTGGACGAAAAGTGGATTTCATATTGATTTTGGTGTTTAATGCATACCGAATAATTTCATTAGCAATCTATCAAAGTATTTGTACACCAGAAAggaatactattttttttttaacggcagtGGTGATTGAACttagcggcatgcctcttcattgTCCGGTAAAGATTGGTCACGTTACCAACATAGTCAATCCAAGGGCATACTGGCGGTGGAAGTCACACTACCTGTTCTGGAGAAAACTAgctaatgctagagaaaacccccatGCTAAAAGACATAAGGGGCATTAAatctttcaacattttttaatactAATTGGTGATACCACTTTGTGAATGATCATGAACCTCAGAACATTTTTTATCctttaaatcttttaaaatttttaagtcaaaataaaacCATTAGCTCAtaacttattaatttttttttttttaaaatgcaaaactttcattaacaaaactaaacGGAGCTCAAGACAAACAACCAACAAATTACAACATCAAGAGAGGGTTAGAAAGTCACTGCTctcatttaatatataatctatGATTTCTATGCTTATATCAATATGTTAAAATGATAATCTTATTCTCTTAATCTTATACATTTGTTCTTATTGTATGGTTAAGTGCTATGTTTCAGGTTTGGATGATACATGTAAGCTATTAAGAGTTTGAGGGATTGAAGCTGTGCATTCTGAAACTTAAAGGACTAAAATTAGATAAAAGAGTTAGAAGTTTGGTTGTGTATAAATACACAATTATAACCCATTTAGGGTTATCATCCGACATTATTCATTCATATTCGTCTTGTATTTTCTCtcaatatagatacatatatttcatatatctatatcaatcATATTGATATAGATTATTATACTTGATTATTATGTATTAGAACATTCAACAATTTAAGTTGAATGGATCACAATTGAATAGCAGGGGTGATTTTGTGTTGGTTTGATTATTTGCTTGAGATCAGATTTCAACTTAGTAGATTAATTGAAATTAATCTatagattttgtttttgttcacaATCAAAAGAATAAAGTTGGATATATTCAAAATTGTCGCCTTGTAAACTATCCGACGACTTCAAAACCAACATATTCCACATGTGCCATATGTACCACCAAGCCGTGAAGATGATTGAAAGAGTCAATTATTTAGCATCCGTCTTTATTCTAGCGTTGTCCACCAAGTCAAAGAAAAGGTCTGAGCGTACTGGAGCAATACAATCTAAGTCTAACCATATTGCTATACAAGAGATAATCCGAGAAGCCAGGGAGCATTCTGAAAATACATGAGCAGTGGTTCCTGGCCGAGCATTACAAACTGGACATAAAAGGACACTGATTTCAGACCGCGAGAAGATAGATTGAATATGGTAGGAAGTCTATCGATCAATAAATGCCAAGCAAAAATGTTTACCTTTCTTGGAATAAATATCATCCACCTGGTTGAACGATTAATGGTAGGCAAGGAAGCCGAATCAATTAGACAACTTAATTCTTTCACAGTGAACGTAAGGTTATCATTACTATTCCATACCCATCTATCAACGACATCAAAGATAAAACAGTTATCGATGAGATCCAACATCTCAGAAAACTGGCTCATTTCCCTGCAGCGTCTCCACTTTCATTTCCAATGATTCTCATAACACATCTCCAATATATTAGCTTGTTTATCAATTGTTAGAAAACTTACTAAATTTTGATGCTCCAATTTATAAACGCATAAGATTTTGTTCTTTTAGTTTATACAAAAATGAGCCGTTTATGTATATCTAATGTTGTTCTTCTAGTTTATGCAAAAATGAACcgttttttaaatataatgtaCCATAACTCGGTATTTCTATGATCGTTTTTAAACTTTTCCTGTAGTCtactattttaaaaatgtaCACATAATGACATAatgaaacttataaaaaaacaaaataaatcacAACTACACAACCCTTTAGGATCCTGTGTACCTTATATTAGTTGTGAAGCAGTTCTCAAATGCATAGTGAAACATTCATCTAGCTTGGTAACTTATCAAACAATTTGGCTGGCCGAcagatttattttcttttcctttttttctattCTCGTAGTTTTATTCCGATTCTTTTGGGGTAACTTTTACATAAATCATTCTTTTTGAAAACTTGGGTTAATATCTATTAGTATTAACATTGGGACGTGATATTCTATTATCCTTTCtgataaatttatcataatTTAATACATGAATATGGcaaactaattaaaagatatgatacTAATATCATTTATCGATAACCAAACATCAAACCTCATGCCACAATATCTTCTTCGAGTCAAATATATGTAGAAACTCAACTATATTGCCACTTCGGCCAACTCATCCATATCCGAGTAGTGTGGATGGCAGCTTGTAGACGACTTGGGGGCGTCTTTTGAGGGAGGACGTTTCACTCTCAATAGTCTCGATTCTCAATTATGTTAAAGTTCAACAATTTTAAAAgcatcttcatcttcaatagtaattagttattaatagaaattttttttaccacaTCATTATATAAACTATGGAGTATATAATTTTAGGAAACTCATTTGCCTCTCATTTTCTTGATTATATTGAATGTATTTGTAATAAAGCTTTTGCTTCAATCAGTTGAAGAATATCAACCAATTAAAGAAATAAGTTATTCATCTATAAAAAacttttcaataattttttAGATGAAAAATGTCTATGATCTAACTTACCTAGATTTTCTAAGGCTACCTATATTAAGGTTGTTTGTGGGAAGTATGAGATGAGGTGTAGGATGTATTTAGCGAGTGTTGTTGTGGGTGATGATCACATGGTCCATCTATGAGTGTTTGTTGAGAAAAATTAGGAAGAATGAAGAGAtaatttttgtatgtatataatggTGTACCCGTCCGATTCATCGTACGAAGATTATAAAGCACGAAGCATCCCCACGAATGGCTTAAGCCGGGAAGTGCTTGATTTGATTAAATAGTTAAGGATTAAAATAAATCCTTtctaaagataaaaagatattcATCCAAGGTTAAGTATATCCAACTCAAATTAGGATGATTATCTTAAGAAAGAGATCAGATAACTATGACAACTAAATCAAGATATGCATGACAAGTGTATATCGAATCCAAGAAGGAATGAGAAATCCTAACcttctcctataaaaggagaagGATTCTCCTTCATAGGCACGACCTACAATCGGCTGAAAACCTTAACACACATAATTGGCGTATAGAGACATTGTCTGACCTTCAAGGAATCGCCAATAAAACCTAAAACCCTTTCTACTATCTCCTTAAATCATTCTCTTTACTCACAAAGCATACGACGCGGTTTGGTGCACAATCAGTGTATTAtactaatgttttaaaaaacgGTAATTTAGTCATACCGGTGGGGAAAAAATTCATGGTATTACCATTATTATCTGTATTACCGGAATTACCGGCCGATACaacttttttagtttattaaatttttttaatgtctATAAAACTattaacaatttaacaaaaatagtcaatatataattattatccactcaaaaaataataccaaagaACTTATCTGATAACAAGATATAAATTTTAACGTTTACATATAGCAAAAAAGtataataaagtatcataaaaatagttttaaaaaatattaaaatgccGGAAATAACAGAATGGTAATACCGAAAAATACTGAAAAAAACCgaccggtattgaatagtgaaagtACCGGAAAAATATTAGACTTAAAATACCAGAGTACCTTTCAATACTAGTAATACCGGTTGGTATATACCGATATtcaatatattgatatataattgtatgtaaATATTTACGGGATGTGTAACCCCACCAGGGGAAAATGTGTAACCCCACCATAgagggtattagcggcgacgtcgccgctaataatgcgggcccccatgtctgtaatggtaaatctgaaTGAGAAATTAGCGGTccccctgtcagtgtcagagtattagcggcgacgtggTCGGGTTGACTTTTGCCTGGTGGTGTTACTCTCTGCCAAAATTTATTGGATATTTGTGAAAAATCTGAATATGTTATTTATGTTAGTAAGAAGATGTTTAtgggaaaaatatataaaaagctaATGTAAAATGTTAGATTAGGTTATTTATAGAAAGAACAACCTCAACTAATGCGATAACCTAACAACCATAT harbors:
- the LOC122603526 gene encoding heavy metal-associated isoprenylated plant protein 34-like — translated: MNKQDFMKLQTCVLRVNIQCACDGCKQKIKKLLNKVDGVYKTSIDLDQGKVTVSGNADPAALIKKLNKAGKHAELWGPQKGGNVLNNQFKNMVLDNKGKKGGGGGGGGGGGKDKQKDGKGNQPIQIPISGFKDLKLPNKDQKQVKFNIPIGGGGHGGGGFDDEDDFYDDDSFDDDEFDDEYDDEDDDSFDEYEKKPNKMMAGPGVGGHGPHGPIAMMNGNGKKGPGAGFELPGQFKGMAGKNDAKNGKDSKKGGGESGKKGKDGKSGGGGGFGAFFGSKIGGALLGGGKKKQSASSPKGGKKGDKKGDKGGKHHDEGKFNGGGKQSEFLEFSKPQNGGGGKNKGQNGSGGKNTGQNGGGGGARNIGQMGGNPMMPQMGNYSMGQMGGYPMGQMPSAQGLPMGYRPQGMEHGGNPYQQQQQFQQQQYQQQQYMQAMLMNQQRANMYHPQMLYGGQPPHGAYGPPMGQHGAYGPPMGAPANDNMTHIFSDENTDSCSIM